DNA from Geobacillus vulcani PSS1:
AGCCCCCGCTGCCGGCCGGGTTTCACTCTGGCTGTTTTGTCGCAGGCAGAAAGCCGCAAAGAGAGAAAAACGGAAAATAGGCTGCCGGATCAGGCCGTATGTCGCCCAATCATTTTCCCAATACCGAATCAACCAATGTTAAGATAAAATTTTGATTGAAAGGAATAATCAAACTATTAAAAAAGAAAGGGGTGAAGGGAATGAACAAACGGGCGATGCTTGGCGCGATCGGGTTGGCGTTTGGATTGATGGCTTGGCCGCTCGGCGCTTTGGCGAAGGAAAAATCCGTGGTATGGGACGAACAGTGGAAGACGCCGTCGTTCGTTTCAGGCCCGCTGTTGAAAGGCCAAGAGGCTCCAGAAGAATTGGTTTACCGTTATCTCGATCAAGAGAAGAATACATTCCGCCTTGGCGGACAAGCCCGGGAACGGCTGGCGCTGATCGGCAACCAAACGGACGAACTCGGCCATACGGTCATGCGGTTTGAACAGCGTCATCACGGCATCCCAGTGTATGGCGCCGTGCTTGTTGCCCACGTCCATGATGGTGAATTGTCCTCTTTGTCGGGCGCGCTCATTCCGGATTTGGATCAACGAGCATTGAAGACAAAAGCCGCCCTTTCTGTTCAACAAGCGGAAATGATCGCGGAACAAGATGTGGCCGATACGGTGACGAAAGAACGGCCGGCGGGCGAGAAGGAAAAACCAACGCGGCTTGTCATCTATCCGGATGGGGAAACCCCGCGTCTCGCCTATGAGGTCAATGTCCGCTTTTTAACCCCTGTCCCAGGCAACTGGATCTACATGATCGATGCCATAGATGGAAAAGTGTTGAACAAATGGAATCAAATGGACGAGGCGAAGCCGGGCGGCGGGCAACCGGTCGCCGGCACGTCGACGGTCGGCGTGGGCCGCGGTGTGTTGGGAGATCAGAAATATATCAATACGACGTATTCCTCGTATTACGGCTACTACTATTTGCAAGACAATACGCGCGGCAGCGGCATTTTTACGTATGACGGACGAAACCGCACCGTGCTGCCCGGCAGCTTGTGGGCCGATAGCGACAACCAATTTTTCGCCAGCTATGATGCGGCGGCTGTGGATGCTCATTATTACGCCAGCGTCGTGTACGACTACTACAAAAATGTGCACGGCCGTCTGAGCTATGACGGCAGCAACGCCGCCATCCGTTCGACCGTCCATTACGGACGCGGCTACAACAACGCGTTTTGGAACGGCTCGCAAATGGTGTACGGCGATGGAGACGGACAGACGTTTTTGCCGTTTTCCGGCGGCATTGACGTCGTCGGGCATGAGCTGACCCATGCGGTGACGGATTATACGGCCGGGCTTGTTTACCAAAATGAATCCGGCGCCATCAACGAGGCGATGTCTGACATTTTCGGCACGCTCGTGGAGTTTTATTCCAACCGCAGCCCGGACTGGGAGATCGGCGAAGACATTTACACGCCTGGGATCACCGGCGATGCACTCCGCTCGATGTCCGATCCGGCGAAATACGGCGATCCGGATCATTATTCCAAGCGGTACACCGGCACGCAAGATAACGGCGGCGTCCATACGAACAGCGGCATCATCAATAAGGCGGCGTATTTGCTCAGCCAAGGCGGCACCCACTACGGCGTGAGCGTCACCGGCATCGGCCGCGACAAAATGGGGAAAATTTTCTATCGGGCGCTCGTCTACTATTTGACGCCGACGTCAACCTTCAGCCAGCTGCGCGCCGCCTGCACTCAGGCTGCCGCTGACTTGTACGGCTCGACAAGCCAAGAAGTGAACTCGGTGAAACAGGCGTTCAATGCCGTAGGAGTCTATTAAACTCGCTGCAGCTGGAACAGGAGATAACGCAGCCTCTATATAGATGCAACGAAGAAGTTTAACATCTCCTTGACGGAAAAGCGGTTTGTCCATTTTCGACTGTCGAAGGCAAGCCTGTGGCTTGCCTTCGTCACGCCAAGGCGTGACGGAAGACCGAACAACCGCCTGCTTCACAGACCCATATATGGGTCTGGAAGCGGCGTGGTTCGGTCGCCCGACAGTCGATCCAATCTCGGTAAAAGCGGCAAATGGGACAGCTTCTTCAAATGGCATCTATAGAAAACCTCCCTTCAGTGCGGCAGGAGTCGATTAGACTCGCTGCAGCCACCGCCGATGAAAGCTGCCGGCTGCATGGAATGCGCCCTGGCCTTTGGGGCGCGTTTTTTGTTGCGTCGGGCAGGACTTTCCCTCTCCTTGTGGAAAAGGAAAAAGAAAACGGGGGGAGCGCCATGTACAAAGTCAAAGTGTTTGACAAGGAACATGAAAAAGATTTGGAAGCAGCGGTCAACGACTTTTTAGCGCGCCTGAAAGACGGGCAATTGATCGATGTCAAATACAGCGTCGCGGCGATGGAATCGGAAGGCGAGCAAATTTACTGTTTCTCTGCCATGGTCATTTACCGGGCGTGATCGTTTACATGGACTAAGACGCCGGATCGTTGAGGCGTTGGCGCCCACATCCGTTTCACGCGGCAAAATGCGGCCACCGCTTGCCTTGAAGACGGGAGCTGCCGAAATGTCGGCGGACGGCCCGGAGCGCCCGAGCGGTATGAGGACAGCAGTCAATCCGCTGCGTTCTCCTCCGCAGGGCTGTTGGTCTCGCTTTTTTCCGCCAATGCATAACGGGCGGCGTTCACGCCGGCGAGCCGCCCGGTGACAAGGGCAGCGGTGATGTTGTAGCCGCCTGTGTAGCCGTGAATGTCCAAAATTTCGCCGCAAAAGTAAAGGCCGGCCATGCATTTGGAGGCCATCGTTTTCGGTTCAATTTCTTTGACCGACACGCCGCCGCCGGTGACGAATGCTTTCTCGAGCGGCAGCGTGCCGTGGACGCAAAAGGTAAATTGTTTGCATTGCTGGATAAACGCCCGAAGCGCCTCATGGCCGACCGTTCCGGCAGAGGCGTGTGGGTCGATGCCGGCCCGCTCGAGCAAAAAGACGGCGTACCGCTCGGGAAGCACCGTTTTGGCGATCGTTTTGACCGCCTTTTTCGGCTCTTCTTTGCACAGTTTGGCGAGATGTTGAAACAGCTCTTCCTGCGTCATGTCCGGCAGCGCATCGATGCTCATTTTGACCGCGCCGTCGGGGGCTTTTTTCAGCGCTTTGACGACAAACTGGCTGCAGCGGAGGGCGGCCGGGCCGGAAATACCGAAGTGCGTAAACAGCATGTCCATCCGGTGGGTGATGATCGGCTTGCCGTTCGGCTTTAAGACGCTTAACGCGACATCGCGCAGCGACAAGCCTTGCAGCGTCCGCTCTTTGATGAACGGCTCATGCGAGACGATCGGCACTTCGGTTGGAAACAATTCGGTCACGGTGTGACCCGCTTTTTCCGCCCACGGATAGCCGTCGCCCGTTGAGCCGGTTTGCGGCACCGATTTGCCGCCGACGGCGATGACAACCGCACGGGCGTGGATCGTCTCTCCGCTTTTCAGCGTGACGCCCACTGTTTTTCCTTGTTCATACAACACGTCCGCCACTGGCGATTCAAGCCGGACGTCGACCCCAAGCCGCGATAGTTCGCGAACAAGCGCGTCGACGACCGACTGGGCGCTGTCGCTTTTCGGGAACATGCGGCCGTGGTCTTCCTCTTTGAGCGGCACGCCGAGCCGCTCAAAAAAGCGGATGATGTCTTCATTGTTGAACACCGAGAAGGCGCTGTACAAAAAGCGACCGTTGCCGGGAATATGGCGGACGATTTCCTCGACCGGCAGCCGATTTGTCACGTTGCAGCGGCCGCCGCCAGAGATGGCGAGCTTGCGCCCGAGTTTCGTTCCTTTTTCCAACAAGAGCACCTTCGCCCCTTCTTCGCCGGCGCCGATGGCCGCCATGAGCCCGGACGGGCCGCCGCCGATGATGACGACGTCGTATCCCATATCCATTCCACCCTTTCTTTTTACGCGTGGATGAGATTTTTCGTTCCATTGACAACTATGGTAAAATAGATACGTTGTGATTTTCAACGTCCATGGCTAGGGAAGGGGTCGTATGTCAACATCGAAACTGTTGCGCGGCACGTTTATTTTAACGGCCGGCGTGATGATTTCTCGCCTCCTTGGTTTGTTTTACGTCATCCCGTTTTACCATCTTGTCGGCGAACGCGGCGGGGCGCTGTACGGATACGGCTATGTGCCGTACCAAATTTTTTTGAGCTTGGCAACCGGCGGGCTGCCGGTGGCCGTGTCAAAGTTTGTGTCGAAATACAACGCGCTTGGAGAATACGGCGTCGGCTATCGGCTCTTTCGCTCCGGCCTCCTCTTGATGGTGGCAAGCGGCATCGCCTCATGGCTCATTTTGTATGCCTTGGCCCCCGTCTTGGCGCCGCACGTCATCGACGCGAAAACGAACGTCAACTCGGTCGACGACGTCACGGCCGTCATCCGCGCGGTCAGCTTTGCGCTCCTGATCGTGCCGGTGATGAGTTTGATCCGCGGATTTTTCCAAGGCCATGAGTCGATGGGCCCGACGGCGCTGTCGCAAGTCGTCGAACAAATCGCGCGCATCGCTTTTTTGCTTGGAGCGTGCTACGTCATTTTGCGCCTGATGGATGGCTCGATCGTCTCCGCCGTGAGCGCGGCGACGTTTGCCGCGTTTGTCGGCGCGGCGGCCGGGCTTTTGGTGCTCCTTGTCTACTGGTGGAAGCGGCGTCCGTATTTGCAGTCGCTGCTTGCGCGCGACCGCGGCGAAGCGGACGTGCCGCTTTTGGCGATGTATAAAGAACTGCTTCTTTCTTCAATTCCGTTCGTCTTTGTCGGCTTGTCGATGTCGCTGTACCAGCTTGTCGATCAGTTTACGTTCAATCACGCGATGGCGGCGGCGGGCCGCGGGAACATCTCGGAGCACGCGTATTCCGTGTTCAACATGTGGGCGCAAAAGCTCGTCATCATTCCTGTGACGCTCGCGACATCGTTCAGCTTGGCGCTCATCCCGACGATTACGAAAGCGTATGTCGCGCAAGACCGGAAAGCGTTGCGGCAATATTTGAACCAGACGTTTCAAGTGCTCATGTTTTTAACGCTCCCGGCCGTCATCGGCATGGCGGTGCTGGCAGGGCCGGTGTACAGCTCGTTTTACAGCTATGATCCGCTTGGTGAACAGGTGCTGCGCTGGTATGCGCCGGCGGCGATTTTGTATGCGTTGTTTTCTGTGACGGCGGCGATCATGCAGGGCATCAACGAGCAGCGATTTACGGTCGTCAGTTTGACAGCCGGCTTGCTTGTGAAGCTTTTGCTCAACACGCCGCTCATTATGAAAGGGTCGGCCGTCGGGGCCATTGTTGCCACGATGGCGGGCTATTTCGTCTCCGTGGCGTTCAACTTATGGGTCATTCAGCGCCGGACGCGCTACCGCTATCGGTTTGTCGCCCGTCGAACGGCGTTTATGGCCATCTTGACGGCCGTGATGTCAGCGGCGGTTATGGGTGTCCAGGCGTTGACGGCCCGATGGATCGATTACCGCGCCGGCACCGTTGAATCGGTGGGTGCTGTTGCCATCGGCGCAACGGTCGGGGCAGCCGTCTACTTGTTTCTCAGCATCCGCTCCGGGTTGTTTTCCGCGCTGTTTGGCGACCGGTTCACGTTTTGGCGCCGGAAAGAGAAAAAGGCGGTATCGTAGACGGGGATGGCATGGAGGACCAGCCGTTGACCGGACGGTCGTCTCCTAGACGCGGCTCGTTTAGGCGGGGAACCCGGCGGACGGCGCTTCTCCTGAACGTCGCGGCGCCCGAGCGAAAGGGTTCGACGACGGCTGTTTTTCGCCATCCCCCATGCCGTTCGGTTTGCGGCAAAAAAAGAAGAAGGCGGTCGTCCCACCGCCTTCTTTCTCCATTTCGCTTAGGACAGGCCGAGCCGACGTTCGATCCGGTCGAGACGGCTTTCCACCCGGTCGAGTCGGCGGTCGAGCCGTTCGACAGCCCGCTCCAGCCGTTCGATGCGCCTCGCCCAGTTGGCGAATTGCCCCCCTGGGTATCCGGGCCAAAACTGGCCGGACGGCGGCTGTTGACGGTAATCATCCAACGTCGGGACATAATAGTAATATTCGTTCATTGGCAAATCCCCCTTCTTGATGTTTCCTTCACATTGTATGGGGGAAAGGCGGAAGCGGACTAGATGAACGCCTAATGAAGGCCATATTTTTAGGAGGGAGATTGGTGGAGCTGCGCATTGACAAGCTGCTCGCTCATATGGGATATGGGACGAGGAAGGAAGTGAAAAAGCTGCTCAAGTCCGGGGCGGTGAAAGTGGACGGCGCATCGGTCCGTGATGCGAAAACGAAAGTGCGGCCGGATGAGCAAATCGTGACCGTTTGGGGAGAAACGGTCGAGTACAAGCCGTTCATTTACTTGATGATGAATAAGCCTTCAGGGGTCATTTCGGCGACGGAAGATGCCGTGGAAGAGACGGTCGTCGATTTGCTTGAAGAGGAAGACCGGGCATTTTCCCCGTTTCCGGTCGGGCGGCTTGACAAAGATACGGAAGGGCTGTTGCTCTTGACGAATGACGGCCAGCTTGCCCACCAACTGCTGTCGCCGAAAAAACACGTGCCGAAAACGTATTTTGCCGTCGTGGACGGGGAAGTGACGGAGGCGGATGTGGCGGCGTTCCGGCGCGGCGTCGTTCTTGATGACGGCTACGAAACGAAGCCGGCCGAGCTCGTGGTGTTAAAATCCGGCCTTCGTTCCGATGTCGAGGTGACGATCACCGAAGGGAAGTTCCATCAAGTGAAGCGGATGTTTCAAGCGGTCGGCAAGCGGGTCGTTTATTTAAAACGAATTCAAATGGGGCCGCTGCCGCTTGACCCGGATTTGGCCGTCGGCGAGTATCGGGAGCTGACGGATGAAGAGGTGGAGATGTTGAAGCAATACCGGCCGGAGACGGACGAAAAAAAAGGAACCTGATCAGGTTCCTTTTTTATGGAAAAGGAGAGAATCGTCGATTGGAAAACATCGTGTCGCGTCCATCTCTCATCTTGCTTACCCTATTGGCACCGTGTTACGAAGAGATGCGCACTTTTTTGTTTGTGGTCGTCCATTTACCCTTGCTTGGGCTGCGAACGAGATCGTTGTACATAAGCACGTTCAAGTCGCGCTGGATCGTTCGTGGGGTGGTGCCGAACTCATCAACAAGTTCTTGGGTCGTAACCGTCCCTTTTTCGCTAATGTACATATACACGGATTTGATGCGGGTCAGCATCCGATGTGTTGAAGGTTTCAAAAGACCACTCCCTATCTTAGCATCATTCGCATGGCACAACCGACCGCTAGCAGATGAGAGATGTCTTTGTCTGTTTACTACCATTGTACACGAAATGAGAGGGAAAATGCTACCCGGTTGCCTCTATTCACAAAAAATTTCAACATTTTGTCATGAAACGGAAATCGATTTGCAACGAATGAAACATTTTGACTTCCTGTTGTTGATATGATACGTTGGCAACAAAGAGTGTTGAATAGAGAAAGGGAGAATGGCGTTGAACATCGACTGGATGAACGAAGCAAAGAAACGGAAAGACGATCTTGTCCGCGACGTGCAAGCGCTTGTCCGCATTCCGAGCGTCCGCGATGAGGAACGGGCGCAGCCGGGCGCGCCGTTTGGGCCCAAGGTGGCCGAGGCGCTTGAGCATATGCTTCGCCGCGGCCGGGAGGAAGGCTTTCGCGTCAAAAATGTGGACGGATTTGCCGGGCATGTCGAAATGGGGCAAGGGGAGAAACTGGTCGGCGTGCTCGGCCATATCGACGTCGTGCCGCCCGGGGACGGCTGGACGATGGATCCGTTTGCCGCTGAGGTGCGCGACGGCCGCCTCTACGGGCGCGGCGCGATCGATGACAAAGGACCGACCGTCGCGGCGTTTTACGCGATGAAAATCGTCCGTGATCTCGGGCTGCCGCTCAGCAAGCGGGTGCGGCTTATCATCGGGGGCGACGAGGAAAGCGACTGGCGGTGTGTCGAGCACTATTTTCGCCATGAGGAAATGCCGGAGGTCGGATTTGCGCCGGACGCCGATTTCCCAATCATTCATGCCGAAAAAGGAATCATTGACGCCGATTTGGCGTACCGCCCGCCTGAATCG
Protein-coding regions in this window:
- a CDS encoding BaiN/RdsA family NAD(P)/FAD-dependent oxidoreductase, with translation MGYDVVIIGGGPSGLMAAIGAGEEGAKVLLLEKGTKLGRKLAISGGGRCNVTNRLPVEEIVRHIPGNGRFLYSAFSVFNNEDIIRFFERLGVPLKEEDHGRMFPKSDSAQSVVDALVRELSRLGVDVRLESPVADVLYEQGKTVGVTLKSGETIHARAVVIAVGGKSVPQTGSTGDGYPWAEKAGHTVTELFPTEVPIVSHEPFIKERTLQGLSLRDVALSVLKPNGKPIITHRMDMLFTHFGISGPAALRCSQFVVKALKKAPDGAVKMSIDALPDMTQEELFQHLAKLCKEEPKKAVKTIAKTVLPERYAVFLLERAGIDPHASAGTVGHEALRAFIQQCKQFTFCVHGTLPLEKAFVTGGGVSVKEIEPKTMASKCMAGLYFCGEILDIHGYTGGYNITAALVTGRLAGVNAARYALAEKSETNSPAEENAAD
- a CDS encoding pseudouridine synthase, which codes for MELRIDKLLAHMGYGTRKEVKKLLKSGAVKVDGASVRDAKTKVRPDEQIVTVWGETVEYKPFIYLMMNKPSGVISATEDAVEETVVDLLEEEDRAFSPFPVGRLDKDTEGLLLLTNDGQLAHQLLSPKKHVPKTYFAVVDGEVTEADVAAFRRGVVLDDGYETKPAELVVLKSGLRSDVEVTITEGKFHQVKRMFQAVGKRVVYLKRIQMGPLPLDPDLAVGEYRELTDEEVEMLKQYRPETDEKKGT
- a CDS encoding sporulation protein Cse60, which produces MYKVKVFDKEHEKDLEAAVNDFLARLKDGQLIDVKYSVAAMESEGEQIYCFSAMVIYRA
- a CDS encoding DeoR family transcriptional regulator — protein: MKPSTHRMLTRIKSVYMYISEKGTVTTQELVDEFGTTPRTIQRDLNVLMYNDLVRSPSKGKWTTTNKKVRISS
- a CDS encoding M4 family metallopeptidase, encoding MNKRAMLGAIGLAFGLMAWPLGALAKEKSVVWDEQWKTPSFVSGPLLKGQEAPEELVYRYLDQEKNTFRLGGQARERLALIGNQTDELGHTVMRFEQRHHGIPVYGAVLVAHVHDGELSSLSGALIPDLDQRALKTKAALSVQQAEMIAEQDVADTVTKERPAGEKEKPTRLVIYPDGETPRLAYEVNVRFLTPVPGNWIYMIDAIDGKVLNKWNQMDEAKPGGGQPVAGTSTVGVGRGVLGDQKYINTTYSSYYGYYYLQDNTRGSGIFTYDGRNRTVLPGSLWADSDNQFFASYDAAAVDAHYYASVVYDYYKNVHGRLSYDGSNAAIRSTVHYGRGYNNAFWNGSQMVYGDGDGQTFLPFSGGIDVVGHELTHAVTDYTAGLVYQNESGAINEAMSDIFGTLVEFYSNRSPDWEIGEDIYTPGITGDALRSMSDPAKYGDPDHYSKRYTGTQDNGGVHTNSGIINKAAYLLSQGGTHYGVSVTGIGRDKMGKIFYRALVYYLTPTSTFSQLRAACTQAAADLYGSTSQEVNSVKQAFNAVGVY
- a CDS encoding putative polysaccharide biosynthesis protein, with protein sequence MSTSKLLRGTFILTAGVMISRLLGLFYVIPFYHLVGERGGALYGYGYVPYQIFLSLATGGLPVAVSKFVSKYNALGEYGVGYRLFRSGLLLMVASGIASWLILYALAPVLAPHVIDAKTNVNSVDDVTAVIRAVSFALLIVPVMSLIRGFFQGHESMGPTALSQVVEQIARIAFLLGACYVILRLMDGSIVSAVSAATFAAFVGAAAGLLVLLVYWWKRRPYLQSLLARDRGEADVPLLAMYKELLLSSIPFVFVGLSMSLYQLVDQFTFNHAMAAAGRGNISEHAYSVFNMWAQKLVIIPVTLATSFSLALIPTITKAYVAQDRKALRQYLNQTFQVLMFLTLPAVIGMAVLAGPVYSSFYSYDPLGEQVLRWYAPAAILYALFSVTAAIMQGINEQRFTVVSLTAGLLVKLLLNTPLIMKGSAVGAIVATMAGYFVSVAFNLWVIQRRTRYRYRFVARRTAFMAILTAVMSAAVMGVQALTARWIDYRAGTVESVGAVAIGATVGAAVYLFLSIRSGLFSALFGDRFTFWRRKEKKAVS